In one Phyllostomus discolor isolate MPI-MPIP mPhyDis1 chromosome 8, mPhyDis1.pri.v3, whole genome shotgun sequence genomic region, the following are encoded:
- the LOC114503147 gene encoding cartilage oligomeric matrix protein isoform X1 produces MVLSAACVLLLSLGALGVSGQGQIRLAPPVGSGADLGQQMLRELQETNAALRDVRELLRQQVKEITFLKNTVMECDACGMQQVKNPGVSVRPLPQCAPGYCFPGVACTETARGASCGPCPAGFTGNGTQCTDINECNAHPCFPRVRCINTSPGFRCEACPSGYSGSTHEGVGLAFAKTNKQVCTDINECETGQHNCVPNSVCVNTRGSFQCGQCQPGFVGDQASGCRPRAQRSCPDGTPSTCHEKADCILERDGSRSCVCAIGWAGNGLLCGRDTDLDGFPDEKLRCSERHCRKDNCVTVPNSGQEDVDRDGIGDACDPDADGDGILNEEDNCPLVRNPDQRNSDNDKWGDACDNCRTQKNEDQKDTDQDGRGDACDDDIDGDGIKNSADNCPRVPNSDQKDSDGDGVGDVCDNCPQKNNPDQGDVDHDFVGDACDSDQDQDGDGHQDSRDNCPTVPNSSQQDSDRDGQGDACDDDDDNDGVPDSRDNCRLVPNPNQADSDRDGVGDACQGDFDADKVVDKIDVCPENAEVTLTDFRAFQTVVLDPEGDAQIDPNWVVLNQGMEIVQTMNSDPGLAVGYTAFNGVDFEGTFHVNTATDDDYAGFIFGYQDSSSFYVVMWKQMEQTYWQANPFRAVAEPGIQLKAVKSSTGPGEHLRNALWHTGDTASQVRLLWKDPRNVGWKDKTSYRWFLQHRPQVGYIRVRFYEGPELVADSNVVLDTTMRGGRLGVFCFSQENIIWANLRYRCNDTIPEDYEIQQLLQA; encoded by the exons ATGGTTCTCTCAGCTGCCTGCGTTCTCCTGCTCTCCCTGGGCGCCCTTGGCGTGTCGGGTCAAGGCCAGATCCGGTTAG CGCCCCCTGTTGGCTCAGGTGCAGACCTGGGCCAGCAGATGCTGCGCGAACTGCAGGAGACCAACGCGGCGCTGCGGGACGTGCGGGAGCTGCTTCGTCAGCAG GTCAAGGAGATCACGTTCCTGAAAAACACGGTGATGGAGTGTGACGCGTGCG GGATGCAGCAGGTGAAAAACCCCGGCGTGAGCGTGCGCCCCCTACCCCAGTGCGCACCTGGCTACTGCTTCCCCGGCGTGGCCTGCACCGAAACAGCGAGGGGAGCGAGCTGCGGACCCTGCCCAGCGGGCTTCACAGGCAACGGCACGCAATGCACCGACATCAACGAG TGTAACGCCCATCCCTGCTTCCCCCGGGTCCGCTGCATCAATACCAGCCCTGGCTTCCGCTGCGAGGCCTGTCCATCAGGGTACAGCGGCTCCACCCACGAGGGCGTGGGGCTCGCCTTCGCCAAAACCAATAAGCAG GTTTGCACGGACATTAATGAGTGTGAGACGGGACAGCATAACTGCGTCCCCAACTCCGTGTGCGTCAACACCCGG GGgtccttccagtgtggccagtGCCAGCCCGGCTTCGTGGGTGACCAAGCTTCCGGCTGCCGTCCGCGCGCCCAGCGCTCCTGCCCGGACGGCACGCCCAGCACGTGCCACGAGAAGGCCGACTGCATCCTGGAGCGCGATGGCTCGCGGTCGTGCGTG TGTGCCATCGGCTGGGCTGGCAACGGGCTTCTCTGCGGCCGAGACACGGACCTGGACGGCTTCCCGGATGAGAAGCTGCGCTGCTCGGAGCGCCACTGCCGCAAG GACAACTGCGTGACTGTGCCCAACTCAGGGCAGGAGGACGTAGATCGGGACGGCATCGGAGATGCCTGTGACCCAGATGCCGACGGTGACGGGATCCTCAACGAGGAG GACAACTGCCCGCTGGTACGAAACCCAGACCAGCGCAATTCGGACAATGACAAGTGGGGAGACGCGTGCGACAACTGCAGAACCCAAAAGAACGAAGACCAGAAAGACACAGACCAGGACGGCCGAGGGGATGCCTGCGACGACGACATCGACGGCgacg GGATCAAAAATTCGGCGGACAACTGCCCCAGGGTGCCCAACTCAGACCAGAAGGACAGTGATGGAGACGGTGTAGGAGATGTCTGTGATAACTGTCCCCAAAAGAACAACCCAGACCAG GGGGACGTGGACCATGACTTTGTGGGAGATGCTTGTGATAGCGACCAAGACCA GGATGGGGATGGGCACCAGGACTCTCGGGACAACTGCCCCACAGTGCCCAACAGCTCCCAGCAGGACTCAGACCGAGATGGACAGGGTGATGCCTGTGATGACGATGATGACAACGATGGGGTCCCTGACAGTCGGGACAACTGCCGCCTGGTACCCAACCCAAACCAGGCAGACTCAGATC GGGATGGCGTAGGTGATGCGTGCCAGGGCGACTTCGACGCTGACAAGGTGGTGGACAAGATTGATGTGTGTCCGGAGAATGCCGAGGTCACCCTCACCGATTTCCGAGCCTTCCAGACCGTGGTGCTGGACCCTGAGGGGGATGCGCAAATAGACCCCAACTGGGTGGTGCTCAACCAG GGGATGGAGATTGTGCAGACAATGAACAGTGACCCTGGCCTGGCTGTGG GTTACACAGCTTTCAATGGCGTGGACTTTGAAGGCACATTCCACGTGAACACTGCCACAGACGATGACTACGCTGGCTTCATTTTTGGCTACCAGGACAGTTCAAGCTTCTATGTGGTCATGTGGAAGCAGATGGAGCAGACGTACTGGCAGGCCAACCCCTTCCGTGCCGTGGCTGAGCCTGGCATCCAGCTCAAG GCTGTGAAGTCCTCCACGGGCCCCGGGGAGCACCTTCGGAATGCACTGTGGCACACGGGGGACACAGCGTCACAGGTGCGGCTGCTCTGGAAGGACCCCCGCAACGTGGGTTGGAAGGACAAGACATCCTACCGCTGGTTCCTGCAACACCGGCCCCAAGTGGGCTACATCAG agtACGGTTCTATGAGGGCCCTGAGCTGGTGGCTGACAGCAACGTGGTCTTGGACACGACCATGCGGGGTGGCCGCCTAGGTGTCTTCTGCTTCTCCCAGGAGAACATCATCTGGGCCAACCTGCGCTACCGCTGTAACG ACACCATCCCAGAGGACTATGAGatccagcagctgctgcaggcctAG
- the LOC114503147 gene encoding cartilage oligomeric matrix protein isoform X3, whose product MVLSAACVLLLSLGALGVSGQGQIRLDLGQQMLRELQETNAALRDVRELLRQQVKEITFLKNTVMECDACGMQQVKNPGVSVRPLPQCAPGYCFPGVACTETARGASCGPCPAGFTGNGTQCTDINECNAHPCFPRVRCINTSPGFRCEACPSGYSGSTHEGVGLAFAKTNKQVCTDINECETGQHNCVPNSVCVNTRGSFQCGQCQPGFVGDQASGCRPRAQRSCPDGTPSTCHEKADCILERDGSRSCVCAIGWAGNGLLCGRDTDLDGFPDEKLRCSERHCRKDNCVTVPNSGQEDVDRDGIGDACDPDADGDGILNEEDNCPLVRNPDQRNSDNDKWGDACDNCRTQKNEDQKDTDQDGRGDACDDDIDGDGIKNSADNCPRVPNSDQKDSDGDGVGDVCDNCPQKNNPDQGDVDHDFVGDACDSDQDQDGDGHQDSRDNCPTVPNSSQQDSDRDGQGDACDDDDDNDGVPDSRDNCRLVPNPNQADSDRDGVGDACQGDFDADKVVDKIDVCPENAEVTLTDFRAFQTVVLDPEGDAQIDPNWVVLNQGMEIVQTMNSDPGLAVGYTAFNGVDFEGTFHVNTATDDDYAGFIFGYQDSSSFYVVMWKQMEQTYWQANPFRAVAEPGIQLKAVKSSTGPGEHLRNALWHTGDTASQVRLLWKDPRNVGWKDKTSYRWFLQHRPQVGYIRVRFYEGPELVADSNVVLDTTMRGGRLGVFCFSQENIIWANLRYRCNDTIPEDYEIQQLLQA is encoded by the exons ATGGTTCTCTCAGCTGCCTGCGTTCTCCTGCTCTCCCTGGGCGCCCTTGGCGTGTCGGGTCAAGGCCAGATCCGGTTAG ACCTGGGCCAGCAGATGCTGCGCGAACTGCAGGAGACCAACGCGGCGCTGCGGGACGTGCGGGAGCTGCTTCGTCAGCAG GTCAAGGAGATCACGTTCCTGAAAAACACGGTGATGGAGTGTGACGCGTGCG GGATGCAGCAGGTGAAAAACCCCGGCGTGAGCGTGCGCCCCCTACCCCAGTGCGCACCTGGCTACTGCTTCCCCGGCGTGGCCTGCACCGAAACAGCGAGGGGAGCGAGCTGCGGACCCTGCCCAGCGGGCTTCACAGGCAACGGCACGCAATGCACCGACATCAACGAG TGTAACGCCCATCCCTGCTTCCCCCGGGTCCGCTGCATCAATACCAGCCCTGGCTTCCGCTGCGAGGCCTGTCCATCAGGGTACAGCGGCTCCACCCACGAGGGCGTGGGGCTCGCCTTCGCCAAAACCAATAAGCAG GTTTGCACGGACATTAATGAGTGTGAGACGGGACAGCATAACTGCGTCCCCAACTCCGTGTGCGTCAACACCCGG GGgtccttccagtgtggccagtGCCAGCCCGGCTTCGTGGGTGACCAAGCTTCCGGCTGCCGTCCGCGCGCCCAGCGCTCCTGCCCGGACGGCACGCCCAGCACGTGCCACGAGAAGGCCGACTGCATCCTGGAGCGCGATGGCTCGCGGTCGTGCGTG TGTGCCATCGGCTGGGCTGGCAACGGGCTTCTCTGCGGCCGAGACACGGACCTGGACGGCTTCCCGGATGAGAAGCTGCGCTGCTCGGAGCGCCACTGCCGCAAG GACAACTGCGTGACTGTGCCCAACTCAGGGCAGGAGGACGTAGATCGGGACGGCATCGGAGATGCCTGTGACCCAGATGCCGACGGTGACGGGATCCTCAACGAGGAG GACAACTGCCCGCTGGTACGAAACCCAGACCAGCGCAATTCGGACAATGACAAGTGGGGAGACGCGTGCGACAACTGCAGAACCCAAAAGAACGAAGACCAGAAAGACACAGACCAGGACGGCCGAGGGGATGCCTGCGACGACGACATCGACGGCgacg GGATCAAAAATTCGGCGGACAACTGCCCCAGGGTGCCCAACTCAGACCAGAAGGACAGTGATGGAGACGGTGTAGGAGATGTCTGTGATAACTGTCCCCAAAAGAACAACCCAGACCAG GGGGACGTGGACCATGACTTTGTGGGAGATGCTTGTGATAGCGACCAAGACCA GGATGGGGATGGGCACCAGGACTCTCGGGACAACTGCCCCACAGTGCCCAACAGCTCCCAGCAGGACTCAGACCGAGATGGACAGGGTGATGCCTGTGATGACGATGATGACAACGATGGGGTCCCTGACAGTCGGGACAACTGCCGCCTGGTACCCAACCCAAACCAGGCAGACTCAGATC GGGATGGCGTAGGTGATGCGTGCCAGGGCGACTTCGACGCTGACAAGGTGGTGGACAAGATTGATGTGTGTCCGGAGAATGCCGAGGTCACCCTCACCGATTTCCGAGCCTTCCAGACCGTGGTGCTGGACCCTGAGGGGGATGCGCAAATAGACCCCAACTGGGTGGTGCTCAACCAG GGGATGGAGATTGTGCAGACAATGAACAGTGACCCTGGCCTGGCTGTGG GTTACACAGCTTTCAATGGCGTGGACTTTGAAGGCACATTCCACGTGAACACTGCCACAGACGATGACTACGCTGGCTTCATTTTTGGCTACCAGGACAGTTCAAGCTTCTATGTGGTCATGTGGAAGCAGATGGAGCAGACGTACTGGCAGGCCAACCCCTTCCGTGCCGTGGCTGAGCCTGGCATCCAGCTCAAG GCTGTGAAGTCCTCCACGGGCCCCGGGGAGCACCTTCGGAATGCACTGTGGCACACGGGGGACACAGCGTCACAGGTGCGGCTGCTCTGGAAGGACCCCCGCAACGTGGGTTGGAAGGACAAGACATCCTACCGCTGGTTCCTGCAACACCGGCCCCAAGTGGGCTACATCAG agtACGGTTCTATGAGGGCCCTGAGCTGGTGGCTGACAGCAACGTGGTCTTGGACACGACCATGCGGGGTGGCCGCCTAGGTGTCTTCTGCTTCTCCCAGGAGAACATCATCTGGGCCAACCTGCGCTACCGCTGTAACG ACACCATCCCAGAGGACTATGAGatccagcagctgctgcaggcctAG
- the LOC114503147 gene encoding cartilage oligomeric matrix protein isoform X2 — MVLSAACVLLLSLGALGVSGQGQIRLGADLGQQMLRELQETNAALRDVRELLRQQVKEITFLKNTVMECDACGMQQVKNPGVSVRPLPQCAPGYCFPGVACTETARGASCGPCPAGFTGNGTQCTDINECNAHPCFPRVRCINTSPGFRCEACPSGYSGSTHEGVGLAFAKTNKQVCTDINECETGQHNCVPNSVCVNTRGSFQCGQCQPGFVGDQASGCRPRAQRSCPDGTPSTCHEKADCILERDGSRSCVCAIGWAGNGLLCGRDTDLDGFPDEKLRCSERHCRKDNCVTVPNSGQEDVDRDGIGDACDPDADGDGILNEEDNCPLVRNPDQRNSDNDKWGDACDNCRTQKNEDQKDTDQDGRGDACDDDIDGDGIKNSADNCPRVPNSDQKDSDGDGVGDVCDNCPQKNNPDQGDVDHDFVGDACDSDQDQDGDGHQDSRDNCPTVPNSSQQDSDRDGQGDACDDDDDNDGVPDSRDNCRLVPNPNQADSDRDGVGDACQGDFDADKVVDKIDVCPENAEVTLTDFRAFQTVVLDPEGDAQIDPNWVVLNQGMEIVQTMNSDPGLAVGYTAFNGVDFEGTFHVNTATDDDYAGFIFGYQDSSSFYVVMWKQMEQTYWQANPFRAVAEPGIQLKAVKSSTGPGEHLRNALWHTGDTASQVRLLWKDPRNVGWKDKTSYRWFLQHRPQVGYIRVRFYEGPELVADSNVVLDTTMRGGRLGVFCFSQENIIWANLRYRCNDTIPEDYEIQQLLQA, encoded by the exons ATGGTTCTCTCAGCTGCCTGCGTTCTCCTGCTCTCCCTGGGCGCCCTTGGCGTGTCGGGTCAAGGCCAGATCCGGTTAG GTGCAGACCTGGGCCAGCAGATGCTGCGCGAACTGCAGGAGACCAACGCGGCGCTGCGGGACGTGCGGGAGCTGCTTCGTCAGCAG GTCAAGGAGATCACGTTCCTGAAAAACACGGTGATGGAGTGTGACGCGTGCG GGATGCAGCAGGTGAAAAACCCCGGCGTGAGCGTGCGCCCCCTACCCCAGTGCGCACCTGGCTACTGCTTCCCCGGCGTGGCCTGCACCGAAACAGCGAGGGGAGCGAGCTGCGGACCCTGCCCAGCGGGCTTCACAGGCAACGGCACGCAATGCACCGACATCAACGAG TGTAACGCCCATCCCTGCTTCCCCCGGGTCCGCTGCATCAATACCAGCCCTGGCTTCCGCTGCGAGGCCTGTCCATCAGGGTACAGCGGCTCCACCCACGAGGGCGTGGGGCTCGCCTTCGCCAAAACCAATAAGCAG GTTTGCACGGACATTAATGAGTGTGAGACGGGACAGCATAACTGCGTCCCCAACTCCGTGTGCGTCAACACCCGG GGgtccttccagtgtggccagtGCCAGCCCGGCTTCGTGGGTGACCAAGCTTCCGGCTGCCGTCCGCGCGCCCAGCGCTCCTGCCCGGACGGCACGCCCAGCACGTGCCACGAGAAGGCCGACTGCATCCTGGAGCGCGATGGCTCGCGGTCGTGCGTG TGTGCCATCGGCTGGGCTGGCAACGGGCTTCTCTGCGGCCGAGACACGGACCTGGACGGCTTCCCGGATGAGAAGCTGCGCTGCTCGGAGCGCCACTGCCGCAAG GACAACTGCGTGACTGTGCCCAACTCAGGGCAGGAGGACGTAGATCGGGACGGCATCGGAGATGCCTGTGACCCAGATGCCGACGGTGACGGGATCCTCAACGAGGAG GACAACTGCCCGCTGGTACGAAACCCAGACCAGCGCAATTCGGACAATGACAAGTGGGGAGACGCGTGCGACAACTGCAGAACCCAAAAGAACGAAGACCAGAAAGACACAGACCAGGACGGCCGAGGGGATGCCTGCGACGACGACATCGACGGCgacg GGATCAAAAATTCGGCGGACAACTGCCCCAGGGTGCCCAACTCAGACCAGAAGGACAGTGATGGAGACGGTGTAGGAGATGTCTGTGATAACTGTCCCCAAAAGAACAACCCAGACCAG GGGGACGTGGACCATGACTTTGTGGGAGATGCTTGTGATAGCGACCAAGACCA GGATGGGGATGGGCACCAGGACTCTCGGGACAACTGCCCCACAGTGCCCAACAGCTCCCAGCAGGACTCAGACCGAGATGGACAGGGTGATGCCTGTGATGACGATGATGACAACGATGGGGTCCCTGACAGTCGGGACAACTGCCGCCTGGTACCCAACCCAAACCAGGCAGACTCAGATC GGGATGGCGTAGGTGATGCGTGCCAGGGCGACTTCGACGCTGACAAGGTGGTGGACAAGATTGATGTGTGTCCGGAGAATGCCGAGGTCACCCTCACCGATTTCCGAGCCTTCCAGACCGTGGTGCTGGACCCTGAGGGGGATGCGCAAATAGACCCCAACTGGGTGGTGCTCAACCAG GGGATGGAGATTGTGCAGACAATGAACAGTGACCCTGGCCTGGCTGTGG GTTACACAGCTTTCAATGGCGTGGACTTTGAAGGCACATTCCACGTGAACACTGCCACAGACGATGACTACGCTGGCTTCATTTTTGGCTACCAGGACAGTTCAAGCTTCTATGTGGTCATGTGGAAGCAGATGGAGCAGACGTACTGGCAGGCCAACCCCTTCCGTGCCGTGGCTGAGCCTGGCATCCAGCTCAAG GCTGTGAAGTCCTCCACGGGCCCCGGGGAGCACCTTCGGAATGCACTGTGGCACACGGGGGACACAGCGTCACAGGTGCGGCTGCTCTGGAAGGACCCCCGCAACGTGGGTTGGAAGGACAAGACATCCTACCGCTGGTTCCTGCAACACCGGCCCCAAGTGGGCTACATCAG agtACGGTTCTATGAGGGCCCTGAGCTGGTGGCTGACAGCAACGTGGTCTTGGACACGACCATGCGGGGTGGCCGCCTAGGTGTCTTCTGCTTCTCCCAGGAGAACATCATCTGGGCCAACCTGCGCTACCGCTGTAACG ACACCATCCCAGAGGACTATGAGatccagcagctgctgcaggcctAG